ATCAGGCCGTTCCCGATGAGGCGGAAGCGGCGTCAAGATACATTTCCCTGGCAATCGGTCGACACAAGGGCCTGGTATGCACTAAGCCTGGGTAGCGCTCCACTATTGCCATGCCCTTGTGCCACCTGCCCCATCGGTCGCCACCTTGCCGTTACCGTTGCCCTTGGCCAAATTTGCCAGGTAGTCGGAAATGGCAAACCCGGGCTGGCGGCACTCCTGGCTGAACCGGCTCATCCAATCGCCGGCCAACCTCTGAAAACTATGGCGATCCCTGTGGACGCATCGGTTCTCGGGCGGGTGCGAAGCGAACTCGGTGATTGCGTTGAATACCGCATAGGCGTTTTCACCAAGATCATCTCTGTATCGACTGCAGAGAGCACCCATGTGTTGAGACAGAACACCCCAATCGCTGGCTATTGGACCATCTGGTTTCATATCCTTTGGCTTTCGGATCAGAAGAACCCCACGGAACAGCGGTTCAAATTCCTGATGGGTGACCTTGCAATCTCGAAGGACGCCCAGATATTCACTGAAGCTGGCTCTGAGTTTGGAGAGGCGCTCATGTGCGACCTCAAAATTGATCTCTTTTCCGATATCCCTCTGCAGATGAGTGAATTTAAAGCGGATGATCGATTTGGGGAGGATCAATCCATTCTTGCAGACCTTTCGAAGAAAACCAATGTCGAAGGCGAGCGCCCTCAAACCGTTATAGCTGTTCGTTACACGGATGAACGGCCCGAATGCGTCCGGCCGGTCCTTGGCTGGAACGAATTGGAAGTCCAAGGCCGCTGAGTTGTGAACGAGGTCAACGAAGCAATGCCCACCGGTCCCCGGGGCGTCAGTTGCTTTCACCTCCCACTCGCCGGGTTTGGTTTCGGGGAAGGCGGTTTGGCAGCACTGATATGCCCAGTCCAACGCCTCGCGATTTGTCACCAACCTGTAGCCCCTGCTGACCACCCCCAACACCCGATTGGTCTTTTTGTTCACAATCGCTTTCTTATCAGGCACCGAGAGCCGCCGCTCTCCAGATTCCGTAGGAACACTCACAAAAACCGGGTGCTCTTCGACTGGAAACAGAACTTCGTCAATTTGTGTTAATCGGGGCATAGCTTCATCCCTCCCTCCCAATCAGTATCAATATTCTTTCTCCTGGTTCGTCGGCATATCCCGCTGATCGAACACGAGTAACCGCTCCGCAAGCTCCAACGCATCCACAGGCCAGAAACACTCGGGCCGGGGATGGCGCACATTAGGCTGTCCCGCTGCGGGGCGGCAATTGAGCAGGGAGTCGACCCATTGGCCGGGGACGGCGTCCCGGCCGTGCACAGCGCCCAGGATCGCGCCACAGATGGCGGCGTTGGTGTCGGTGTCTCCGCCGCGCATGACGGTGTCCATAACGGCTTCCTCCAGATTCGTGGTATGCAAAAGCTGCCACAGGGCGTTGCGGAATGCCGTCAGCACCCACCCCTGCTGGTGGACATAATCCGCTGGCGGTGATTCGGCGGCACCTCGGACCGCTTCCAGAAGGCTCCCATCCACCTTCATGTCTTCCGCCCAGGTCACGATCTGCTCGTACAGATCTCGACCATCGCACCCCTGGCGGATGGCATGGGCAATCGCCATCGTGAATAATGCATTGGCTTGCTGACAAATCGGATGGGGATGGGTGATCGCCGCGTCCTGCCGTGCCCACTCGGCAACCAACTCAGCGTCATGGTTGGCTCCGAAGATGCCCAGCGGGCTGATCCTCATCATCGCGCCGTTGGCCTGGCTGTCCGGATTGGGACGACCCCGCAGACCTCCGGCGACGGTCATACCGCAATCGAAGGGACCGGAGTCCAGCCAAAAGATGTACGCTTTTCTGGCTTCATCGGGATCGTACCTTCCCTGGTCCGCCAGCATGCGGGCCAGCGAAAGCGCCATCTCGGAATCGTCGGTCGGTTGGCCAGCAATCGTGTTCCAAGTGCCTCCGTCAGCAAGTTTCTGGACGCCGTTCGGGTATTCCCGCCGGATGTCATCTGGAGCCCGAAACTCGACCAGGCTGCCAAGGGAGTCTCCTGCGAGCTGGCCAAGTAGGGAGCCCTGGGCGCGGGAGAGTATATCGATGTCGAGGAAGTCCCGGCGCGTTGAGCCGTCGCCTCCGTTCAATATTCCCATACGACCTCACAGGCCAGGTATTCGCTCAGCACCATCCGAACAAACACGCCACCCGTTTCGACCACCGCATATCGATAACGATCAGGTTGAACCACAACCCAACCACCTGAGAGCGGGAGTCGGTCCGGAGATTTCCCGAACGCTCTCAGGAACGCCCGGCTCCCGATTTCCGGCCACAAGTCGACCTTGTCGCCGGCGACCTTCTCGAACGCCGATCTTTGGTCATCGCTCAATATCTGTAGGGGCGCAAAACCGACTATGCTCGGTTTCTCCAGTTTCGGGTATAACTCATATGCAGCGTGCCCTCTTGCGAGTTTCAGGATCACGTTTCGAACCCGATCAGCTTCCGGCTCCCAAAACAAGTTGTCCGCTGCATCTCCTTTTCGAGCACTTTCTATCCTGTATCTCAGCGTCGGATTTTCTCCCAGAATCCGCTTTACATTAGAACGATGCATACCGGAAGTTTCTGTTCCACCGCAGATAACACAGTCTAAAAAGCAAGCCAGATATTGCTCGTCCAGCGAGAACGAGGCGTTGCACCCTTGGCAGGCACCGACGACCGGCAACTCCGGTGGATAGGGTTCATCCAACAGGACCCTCGAGGGAACGTGGTCGCGC
This DNA window, taken from Deltaproteobacteria bacterium, encodes the following:
- a CDS encoding ADP-ribosylglycohydrolase family protein, producing MGILNGGDGSTRRDFLDIDILSRAQGSLLGQLAGDSLGSLVEFRAPDDIRREYPNGVQKLADGGTWNTIAGQPTDDSEMALSLARMLADQGRYDPDEARKAYIFWLDSGPFDCGMTVAGGLRGRPNPDSQANGAMMRISPLGIFGANHDAELVAEWARQDAAITHPHPICQQANALFTMAIAHAIRQGCDGRDLYEQIVTWAEDMKVDGSLLEAVRGAAESPPADYVHQQGWVLTAFRNALWQLLHTTNLEEAVMDTVMRGGDTDTNAAICGAILGAVHGRDAVPGQWVDSLLNCRPAAGQPNVRHPRPECFWPVDALELAERLLVFDQRDMPTNQEKEY
- a CDS encoding DUF932 domain-containing protein, with the translated sequence MPRLTQIDEVLFPVEEHPVFVSVPTESGERRLSVPDKKAIVNKKTNRVLGVVSRGYRLVTNREALDWAYQCCQTAFPETKPGEWEVKATDAPGTGGHCFVDLVHNSAALDFQFVPAKDRPDAFGPFIRVTNSYNGLRALAFDIGFLRKVCKNGLILPKSIIRFKFTHLQRDIGKEINFEVAHERLSKLRASFSEYLGVLRDCKVTHQEFEPLFRGVLLIRKPKDMKPDGPIASDWGVLSQHMGALCSRYRDDLGENAYAVFNAITEFASHPPENRCVHRDRHSFQRLAGDWMSRFSQECRQPGFAISDYLANLAKGNGNGKVATDGAGGTRAWQ